TTACTGTATGTTATATGAgttatgtattttattaattatcaCTTATTTAACTTAAATGATATAGATGAGTATTGTTATactctcaattttatcttagtTTTCTTGATAATAAACACGAAAATGAATTCATAGAAtcgtattaaaaaaaaagagagaaaaataataagaagatTATGATTACTGGTATGTCACAAGAAGATTTTTCTGACAATGATCAATCAAAATGTCAACCGATATTTAAATTCAGCTTCAATAATAACTAACACTTTTTCCTCTTATTCCATATGATAAAGATAAAATCAGAACATttcgaaattttaaaaatgttcatgcaatttaaagataaatcaaacaaacatgGCTTTAGTTGTTCTGTAtgtgatttttgtttacaaGTTCCGTTAATACTCATTAATTTATTGGATTATCCAGAGAAGTGATTTGCATCTTGAAGACTACTTACagtgatataataaaaaaaaacttgtcaatATGAAAGCACTgtgaataaacaaaaacatgaagtTAAAGTATCAGACATTAGCATGTAACATCCCATGTCCAAATAACAGAATTAATTTACATAAGTACTGTTTAAACAATTGATATATTGCATTCCGTTGTTATACAAAGGACGATGACATATCATTAACAGGTTTCTCGCTAGTTTTGTGAAAGTAGAGAAActacttcaattttaatatttaaatcacTAGGTTATTATCAGTTTTATGCACCTACTCTACGTTGGGAGATGttgtttagtggttgtcgtttgttttgttGCTTATATTTGATTCTCGTTTCTCAATGGTTTTCATTGAATTAGTAGAAACGAGTAGCTTTTGGTTTTTTCATAGCTTGCTTTTCAGCGTCAATGCTCCgtattgaaggctgtacttttaAGTATAATTGCTatcattttatacattgtgataTGGGTTTAGAGTAttctcattgtcactcatacaACATATTCTTAATTATATTGAAATCAGTAATATTGAAAGTCTTGACTGGCAACAAAGGCCACCAAGAATTGTATCAAAAAGATGATATATGCCATTTTCCAATACAAAAGATGCTGAAATGTTCCAACTAGAAAGTAAAGGTATCAATTCGTCTATTTATGATACATCGTATGCTTTATTTATAGAGTGCATAAGTTATTCACTAAGCAAACATGCAGCGGGTTTTCACAAGTTAAGTGATATCTCAATCCTCCCCAAtacatctttaaaattttcgaaaataaataaagacacaGCAAATCATAAAGAAGTCCAGTTCAGACGTCAAAATATGTACAACTTGTGTACAATATTTACCATCAATTCTTGTCATGATTTGGGACTGCGAACTGGCGCTAAAATATTAATAGTAATCATATTAAATATAACCGTGTTATTTCATCAATCTTTTATTATGAATACAAGAACATATGTGATACAATGACCAATGATGTGTAGTACGGTTTTGTCATTGATCTTCGTGAACAATATATAAGTATTATATAATGTCATTAATAAGTTCGTGTTACTCTACCTTTTGTTTTTATCgtacttaaataaaaaataaaaggtgatgtttgattgccaatgacaacTTGAGACTGAATGACGCGCCAATTAACAACTTCAAATGACAGTACGGTTTTGAACAATAAATAAGGCCAATACCGCTTGTCACAAAAAAGCCCCACAATGACTGTTGTTTGTCATGGCAATCTTAACTGTAGGTATTGTTGTCCGTTTTAAATTTGGTACTGTCTAatagtatttttatattttgtcacgGAATTAGTATTCCAATTTTCATTCCCCTTATTTTTCAAAgcacaaaaacaaaacgcaaTGATAATATTGCCACATTTTGGATATTAAGCTATGCATATAAGTAGCTCTACCTTTTCTCCCCAATAGCAGGACATTTTGattcattttgatatgttaCTCCTACACATTCATAATCTGTAAAACAGTAggatataaaaagtaaataattcatAACTCAAtaagaaatttgtatttgttaatttttttctgctttataTCATTCGAATAATATAGACAAGTATTTTGACATCTTAAACATCATAACGACCTCTCGTTTATTATTTGATGCTCAGTTATACCAAATACATGACAGTTATTCGTTTATCATAACAATAACTCCGAGTTGTAAGATTTGCTTAATCACTAATTCAAATACAAGTTTATGTGTGTTCTAAAACATATATGAAGTAATACTGTTACTTTACTATTGATAGGACTTGCCTCTAccttttttctatttctgtacgtatgaaatgaaacatatatttagGTTATCAATTATCAGTATGCTTTATATTTGTGTCTAATATATACCTGGTGATAAAATAGAGCCAGTAGCACATTTACTGATGTGACAGGAACAATCTTCAGTTGATGGTATACAAAAGCAGTTGTGTTTCGgttgttgaataaatttaaagCCTCTTGTGTAATCACAGCGGCACGCTCCATCTGAAATAAGGGTACCATTATCAAAGACAACTTGACCCTCTCCTTTACATAGCGTCTTTTTAAACAGGCAAACTCCACTAACATTAGACCATAATGGAAAAGGCTGATATCGTTCTGACGAACAATCGACATTTCTAAGACGTCCAGTTACTACATATTTTTCGCCTAAAAAAAGTAACATTTAAAGCCATAAAACTACAATCATATTAAAGTAATTTTACAACTgctgtatattaaaaaaaaatatgcatattaatCAATGGTTATAACTGAGATAATCTGATGTAATCttctaaaacaaatgaaattcaaacatCCTTATTTTTGAAGTGGCCTGTTGTAATCTTTGTAATTTTTGGTCTATATTGTGTGTGGTCAGTTGTTTATTGATGTCAGCTGGCTTGAACACAGCTTTAAACAAATCTTTTAACAACCACTCAcatctatatttatattctaTTAGGACTCTACACTCTCACAACATTGTTCGAAAGGTCAAAATTCTTGGATTTACAGTTAATCTGATCTCCCATTGATAGCAGTTTAATATGCTACTGTATATTTTGTGTCGTTCAAGAGTTATCATTTACCCTAAAAGGTTTTAACAATTGATCCTATAGAAATgtcttttgtatatttgttatgAACAATTAGTTACACATAGTGGAagatttttcttcttctgagAGTTAATAGTTTTTCAGTGAGAgtataattaaaattgatacaacAAAAGTACATAACTTTTATATTCCTGAGTTCGATATTTATGTTATTGTACTTTTTGATACCGGCGtatatgtttgattatatacaacaaaagaagatgtggtatcattgtcaataagacaactctccaccataAGACATAAGAAGCTATAGGCCAATATACTGCTCTTAACAATGAGCAAttcctataccgcatagtcagctataaaagacacGCAATGACAGATGAaaaacttacggccttatttatgtacaaaatttgaatgaaaaaccaaattatgtaacacatcaacaaacgacagcGATTAAATTATAGGGTCCTAACTTAAAATATGCACATACATGGTTTTACAGCTACCTTATCATGAATTTTTGAATGAGGTCCAAGTGAGATATCACGCATGCTTGTCATtgctattttttaaattgtgtattttctctttttttgtgttttccaTTAATctctataaatatattatatgtattgtatagCAAATtacatagaaaaattaaaatgtttaaaacaaaaaacaagcaTACATTTATGAACATATCAGATCAACTAATCAGCCTTTTCAAACCCTTACAAACTCCTATAATTATCTAATAACTTACCACGCGTTACATAATCTGGATTCTTGTCACACTGCTCAGAAAACCATAGCCTATTTGTATCATAGAGACACGTGTATTCTGATCTAAAACTGCTTGCACAATATGCTGATGCTCTTAGTGGTCTCTGAGATACATCCGGACATTTTAAATTGTATGAATAAGTCGTGGACGTCACTAGAGAGATCTGAAATATAGATAAGTATAAATTCGATTCTGTCtgaaactgtttttttagaaatcacaTGGCATAGCGATAACTACATAATActgttattgttttaaagaaTAGATAAAGATAATATTTATTCAATCACATTACGTTTGCTATTGGCACACACACTAGTATAGTGAAGTATAATATAAACTTAAGAATGTCAAATGGGATCTTATGCTAAATAGACGAATAGAAATAGAACACACATATAAtgattgtattttgtaaataccTTAGTTGaatttagataaaataaaaatttactttCTTCTGACTTTCAAATAAATGGATCAAAATCAGATTTATTATGTTGTAAATTCAACACAAAATGTTAATTGACATCTTTATAGTGAATGATAGTCTTTTGGGAGGAATCTTTCACTATATATCCAAATTTAGAGTTAACATctgattgataaaaatatgttttaatgggTTTACTCTAAATAGTTTGCTGTTCGGCGTGATCAAATGCTCCTGTTCAAGACTTGttctttgacatgcaatgaacAATTTACCGTCAATTATTAAGATACctcagaatttttttctgacagTCAGAACGTGAATGGATCATATAAGCCCAAATTATGTTACAGGACTTGaaagaaattatgaaaatgaccTACCTACGATTTCAAGCTTTATTTTCAAACGAACATGTAATATAAGTTAACGTGTATTTCGATGGAAATAAATCCAATGCTGAGAAATATTcgttatatacttttttatagaaaattgttTGCCAAAGCTAGTCtacattcattttttatcaaaacataacGTTGTAAACTTTGAGAACGTGATTATCAATAATAATCGCTACATGTGTATCCTTTAAGAAACCTTGTCTTAGTTTTCCCATCTTGATCGATTTAAGCCTGACAACGAATTTCATAAATAACCTTCAAGTATATGTGTCGGATGCAAATATAACGATATCATAAAGTTTTATAGCCAGATTGTAACATGTCTTATGACCATTATACTCACCAACAAACTATGAAGTACATACATTGTGAGCGTTTACCACTTGTTCAAACAACACAACACATTACTTCTTCTTTAATTTGCATctacagatacatgtattatactgataaatcgttttttttcattctttttatgaTAGAATATCATactataattgaaaaaagactTTAAAGTTCGAGAGTTTTCTTCACCATTTGGTTGTTAATATAATTAACCTTGAAGCACAGAACAATAcagtatttatttatattgtttattattattttaatgttactgttatttttgtatgtttttgttgtatattaCAAACCAGTATAATAATGGAAATACGGAActgataatattattttatagttaattccgttttttatttaatttcaaatgaggTGGGTATATAAGCAATAATAGGTCACCGACTTTATAATCGTGTATGTACATTTTGTTAGTgtactgataaaaaataaaacgagGAAGCTTTTAAAAActggtttattatttttaacaatgtaaaacaaataccCATTGACGTTAAAATGCTAgacatatttatacaaaatgacacatttttgaAATCCCAGTTTTAAAGTCCCACACACAAAAAGTTTATTCACCagtataattatacattttaaattctaAACTGATTTCTTTCTAGTATTTTATGGGCTTTTTGTCCTTCGCCTAATACTTTTAGGCTATGGTGTTGTAGGTGTTTCTTTGACTCGTGAttaaaaatgtatcaatattATTCCGTTACTCTTCTTTTATTGTTTGCTTTAGTGTGGTTACTATGAGAACCACATATATTAATTTCCTgacaatttttatgtttattgagGGTTCATTATCCTAATGATAAGTTACATATAGTAGATTATATTGTCCACTTCTTTCGATAGCTGCACTTTCTAACacaaacattataaatattatatagatCTACGTATAACAtgtcaaaacaaacaaaaaatgagttATTCGACCTACACTAAGTAAATGTAACATTTTAaggttttataaatttaacaacCATATGCTGTTTtcatttatgcatttttttatgataaacatatatCTAAGATCGTAGTTATCCAATATAAGTTACTTacttattttgttatatatatatactttccAAATATTTACGCTTATCAGTTAGCATGCTTGAATATTTGTGCATAAGAGTGTGACACCGGTTTGTAATCATGTATGTATACATTTCAATACAGGAGCCTATTGATGACaggtaaacatttttaaagggtAATGTAAAGGTGATCACGGGCATGTTTACAAACTTTATCTGCTTTcggttttatatatattatgtacgGGTACACACTTTTCTTCATTAATTTTAGTACTGTTCAAATCAGTGACAGATCAGAAGAAA
This Mytilus trossulus isolate FHL-02 chromosome 14, PNRI_Mtr1.1.1.hap1, whole genome shotgun sequence DNA region includes the following protein-coding sequences:
- the LOC134696902 gene encoding uncharacterized protein LOC134696902, which codes for MYVLHSLLISLVTSTTYSYNLKCPDVSQRPLRASAYCASSFRSEYTCLYDTNRLWFSEQCDKNPDYVTRGEKYVVTGRLRNVDCSSERYQPFPLWSNVSGVCLFKKTLCKGEGQVVFDNGTLISDGACRCDYTRGFKFIQQPKHNCFCIPSTEDCSCHISKCATGSILSPDYECVGVTYQNESKCPAIGEKR